The window gtaaacaagatgtttgaaaaacagaTAGGGAAAACAGTGGATGTTTACATAGACgatatgcttgttaagtcttTTAATGCAGGTTATCAtcttaagcatttgcaagaaacttttgacatcctaaggaagaataacatgaagcttaaccctgaGAAGTACACGTTCGGGGTCAGCTCCGGCAAGTTCCTAGGGATTTCTGGTATCACAAAGGGAGATTAAGGTAAACCttgataagatcaaagccatcgaagacatcccgaACCAGCTATGAAGCATGAAAGAATTTCAAAGGCTCACAGGGAGATTGGCCGCTTTGAGTATGTTTATTTCCCGGTCATCAAAGAGAAATGCCACCGTTTCTTTGCgtttctcaaaaagaaaaacaatttctaATGGACCCCAAAATGCCAACATGCTTTAAgagatttgaaaaggtacttgtcaaGCCCTTCGTTACTATCAAAACCAAAGGAAGGTGAAACACTATAAATCTACCTAGCagtctcggaggtagcggtaagcgCCGTTTTAGTCTAtgaggatgaaggtacgcaatctcccatttattatttTAGTAGAATTTTAACAGGAGCAGAAACGCGCTACCCGCATTTGGAgaagctggccttagctctcgtagtcaccGCTCAGAAGCTAAGGccttacttccaatgtcacccgatagctgtggtgaccacctttcccctgcggaatatccttcacaaacctgaACTCTctggtagattggccaaatgggccgtcaaaatgagtgaatttgacatagaatataaacctaggactgcgattaagtcacaagttttggccaactttgtggccgatttcaatCCAGGATTGTTACCTCTGGCAACCAAAGAAGCAGTGATGGTGTCAGAATCAAAatcgggagtttggaccttatttacggacatATATTCCAATGTaaaggggtccgggcttggcataGTATTAATCATGCTTTCGGGAGAAACCCTGAGGCAGGCCATAAGAACGGTCCCTTTAACTAACAacgaagcagagtatgaagctttgattgtagGACTCTAACTGGCCCGGGGACTAGATttcgaggtcatagaaatcaattGCGATCCCAACTGGTGGTAAATTAGGTCTATGGGATATTCGAAACCAAAGAGGAGCGCATGCAACACTACGTAGTGAAGGTCCAGGCTCTGCTTGCTCGATTCCGAGAGTGGTCGATCactcatatcccgagggaagaaaatgcaAACTCATGATATTTATTCAGTCAAGAACAGGAGAAATGACAAAAGAAGTGAAGAATGTACTGTTGCggcgttgtgcatggcattgttcaacaagcactctcccgagagagcCTGTATATTTTCCcaatctttttctgaagccaaaggtttcagatagttagcaagttcTACCGGCCGGGATAGCAAATTACATCTGATGGAGACCAAGAGTAACGCTCCTCCTCCTTTGCGGATCTTCTGAGGGGGCAACATAATTTTACCCCAAATTCCCATAAACTGGGGACTGGGGAAGAGGAACAACCTCTTCTCGGACCGATGCGGCcagtggagatgatgtagcagttgttggTTACCATCATCCATGGTGGATAGTAGTGCATGGTGGCCTCACTTGCTGAAGTTAATCATCCCCCACGGaagatcttgggggaataaaggttcatcacGTGAGTTAGGGATAACTCCTCCCCCGTTTCTTGGCATAGGCGTCGAAGTCAAGCAATTGTCCTCCACACAGAGGGACTCACCTTGGCCAAACACACTTGGTGGAGGAGGCAAAACTCGGCAATAATGGAGTTaagctctccgctcaaagaaaatatccccaaagtaaagggatacatatagaagtacgtaaaacccttcttgggtaagATTACCCACTCCACCAGATCAGGAGCAATAATGTCTAAGTCCTAGCAATGACAATCTTCCTTCACAGTAGTAATGCTGAAAGGACGGATGAAAGAAGGATATCTGCTAACGGCCCATGTACGAGAGCTAACGgaaggaaatttctcttcaaagtcTTTAGTTGTGAcaagacttctagggatgatggtGCTCCCTATAGGAGGAGCGGCTTCATCagctttttttttgttctttgaggaactggtagtttttgaagaagaagccattgtatGTTATAGAAGAAGGAAAAGCTTTTCTCGTATGAGGGGAGTTAAAGAAAGGTTGAAGAACAGAGTacaaattgaatgaagagagtttGAAGAATTATGGGGTGTGAATAAAGGAGAGTGAAGCGTATAAATAAAGGTTTATGCGGCTAAATtcgtggccataattacctcgataaccggcaaaagttatgctgaatcgtgggataacgcgtgttcggggcattaaatgtggAGAGACGTGCATCTAATCAACTATCAGAAGCTTTTTAGAGGGGGTCACAGAAATTCCCGCCAAAAAGAATATTTCTACAACTTTCCGGtgacaaagttatgtcaccggaaagcaggagaactatctgtatagggtaaaaatatGCTATGCTAAGTAATTGCATAAGAgagtgacacgtggagccgaaggcAGAGAATAGCTAAAACAGAAGACAACTATTCCATTTGTTACCGGAAAGAATGATGCTTATAAAGATGCAATAAATACCTGctgcccggtagcatttaatagaaAATATTCTACAATATATAATACACTGCCCGTTACAAAGAATTTGTCATTTATGCTCACCGTTATGCAttcttcaatgaccctcataattgacattaaagaagggcatgatcctaggaccttgttccctagatgcagctataaatagtgatctatgttatcattgtaaaggacacgaattttctggcaaacttacgcTATAATCTATTCAAAGCTCTATACAACtttatcttcttattttttgatttcattattgttgtgcCTGAAAGCCTTGCTCCCAGAATTACTATTTGTGCTATTTCATCTTTATCTCAAGGATAAGTATTgcatatttcttcaattcttttattatttcaggatcgaattaattcacttgtctagaaaccacatataaattcaaatgtaccattttacgggtaaacaaataTAGTAATACTTAGTGTACAACATGCCTTGTTTCTGACCTATAAAAATTAAAACAAGAGAGCAAAGGTCTGATAGATGATATTGTTATCTATTTGTTTTTGTATGTATAACATGAATAGTATACATAATACAAGAATTTAATTTGGGGATGCTGATCATAATTTTCTATTGGTCAATACGCACCCACATTCCACGGCTAGGCACGCCGCGGTGAACCACAAAGAGTAAGTAGTAGCCTGGAGGAGATAGCTTGCCAGAGGGTGGTGCGACTACAGTGACCTGTTGGTTTGTTGCAGATTTAAGCTGCAAAAGGAGCAATCTCTGTCCCTGAGAGTAGCCATGGGTGGTGAAAGGTGGTGCATACATGGTTACCTTAATGTCAGTTTTATCTACAACTTGATCCAACTTGATATTGAGACTGAAGTCCTGGCCATATCTCATTTCCTTGTTGGCTCCATTCTCAAGAATTTGGGGCCTATGCTGATCCAACTCAGGTGCCAAGTAAGGAGGTGAGAATTTCTCCACTCTCAATTCAGTTGGGTACTTAGCCTGATAATCATACAAAGCATGTGTATTGCTGCCTGCCACCAAAATCTTACCATCTGGCAAAACAGCAGAAACAGAATGGTACATTCTTGCAATCTGTGTAGGGGCCAATTCCTTAAACCTGTGTCCTTTTGGCTTGGTTGGGCTGTAAATAAGTGGGACAAGATTAGGTTCCTCAGCAGCATCCCATGCAGAAGTACCTGTTTTAGCTCCATTAATGATCAATACATCTCCAGTTGGAAGAAGCAACATGTCTCCCATTACTCTTGCTGAGGGCATTTCTTCAATATCCCATTGAGCTCCTGCTTTGTTTGATAATAATATCCTTCCACAATCTTTCAATGCAGGGAAGAATTGTCTTGGCGGATTCTCCGAGTACTTGAAGGCATCATGAGTATTTCCACCACAAACAATGACTTCAACTTCAGCATCCTCAGGCTTAGGAGTATTGAGATTGATTGGCAAAAGTGCGGACATTCCTGATGCCGGATAGTTTCTCGAGCCTCCAGCAAGTTTAGGAAGTTCGCGGATTGTTTTTCCACTATAAGGGTCGATGATTATTGATCTATCATTGGCAAAAATATATACGCTCCCATCAGGGAGAAGATTGACGAATGGGTAGAGATTGTTCTCTTTCTCGTCTTCGGTCTCAGCAAGGAAATTTAACCCGAATTGTTGCACCTGGAATTGCAATTTTCCTGGTGGAATGATTTCGTAGTTGTGTGCACCACGACCTCCAACAAGAATGAAGCTACCGTTCTCAAGCATGTGTTGAGTAGCGTACCTGTTATGAATTTTTGGAAATTGTGAGTTCTAATTTTTGAAAAGGGAGTGTTACTTGTCTTATTTTTTGGGTTACTCATTATAAACATTATCTTTGAGATGAACTGATAGTATGCACGGATAGTGCATAGAGTTAAAccctttgaaaaataaaattggaaTGATATTGTACCATCTCATAGCAGCAAGCCCGTTGGCATTTTCCTGGAACTCGCAGTTATCACATGGATTCATGATTCTGATACTTCGGATTCCTTCTTTAAAACCTCCCGTGCTTATTAGGTCGCCGTTAGATGACAAACCTCCCGATGAGCACCATGGATCACTCATTATCTGaacatcaattgaagataagaaAGAATGCCCATTTATATTAAAGACAGCTGTCTGATTTAAAAACTGAAAATCGATACGGAAACAAAATGTAATTGAATTCAACTGCTATCGTTTTAAGATACAAACGTTCAGAAAATAAAGGTTAATTAAATTGTATAGGAAATAAGAAATGCACATAATGATATAAAAGTAATTATGAATTAGTGATATTCAAGAAAAACCTCTTTAGTGCAATTGCGGGGAAAGACTGATCCAGTAGCACAAATCTTTAGCAAACTTCCTATATAATATAACAGCGAAGAAAAAAAACACttgtatatgttttgtatataAAAATCATTGTATATGCTGGACCGACTGAGTTTTGGTCTAGTTAATTTGTAAATATTTCACTTTGTAATTAGTGAAATGCTaggttaccaaaaaaaaaaaaggaagaagaaatcttTTTAATTGAAATCCACATGCATATGTATGCATGCGTGTGTTGGGTAAAATTTCGTTCATAAAAATAGGACATGGACATAAGCAGGTAACAAACCTTCAATGTCCTAACTTGACCACTCTCAATGTCATATTGAACGGCATGAGCAAAGCAATCTGTCTCACCAGGCCTATCTGGGACAGGCTTGCAAAATGGAGGGTTGTGTTGAATTGCTGATGGTCCAAGATTTGTGGTATCAAACCAAACAGCCTTGTTGTTTGGCATCAATTGTATATGCATGGCTGCAACACCAACATTTGGTGAATGCACCATCCAACCACCAAGATTTGCCGTCTCGAAATCCGGCTTCGCATTGACGGCCGGGTCTAGTGGTGCTTCTTCCTTTTCTTGCTCCTCTTCGGGAAAAGGAAATTCGGGAAATATAAGGTCAtgtttcttgcttttcttcttgttcttcttcttgccGTCGAGGTGTTTCAAGAATTCCTTAAGTCCTTTTGGGGAAGGATCAAATATGCCAACGGAAGAGTCGTCATCATTGTCAAAGCCTAGGTCAATAGGTTTGTGTCTAGCGTAGGATGAAACAAAAAGTAGAGGAAGAAGAACAAAGGCTTTGATGTAGATAGCCATTGAAGAAACCTTTTACTAAATTTCTTCAATGGCTTCTTGATTGCTGCCTCTTATTCTCTCTATTTATAACGGGAGAAAACATGAGGAATAGATACATTTATCAAGAAAACCACATATTAGTTCAAAACTATTAACCGTACCATCTCACATAATTTTCGCTAAGGAAAAGaggcaaaaagaaaaataaagaaaaggagatttactaaaaataaagcaaaaaggaGATTTACTATaaaaaacaaagaatttgttTTGCAATGGTAGTTATGTGATTTTAGTAAAATCTAGGAGCTGTTATGATACTTAACTTTTCCAAAATATGTAGAAGAAGGCGACCGCAAAAATTTTCCGAAAGAGGCTCGTGGGAGCGGTGGCCAGTTCCATTAGCCCAAAAGCAAGTTAAACGCTGGAGCTACCAAATGTGAGGATCACTCTTAGGCAATTCCAAACtccaattattttttaatttaagcttTCACTTTTTTAGGAACAAAATTGAGCTCCTTGCACTTTTATAAAAAGCCAACATTTTCTGTGCTTGTAAATAAAGTTCTCACTAATTAGTGCACTTTGTACGCTGATTTCTCCTAAATCTTTTCTAGCATGGTGGAGGCTTGGGCAGTGGAGGATATATATAGATTTTCTTTGAAGCTAGCAGGAAAAGATATACGTAAGTTTATGAGAATCGAACTTTAAAACTCTAAAATGTAAGGTAATAGTTCTATTATCACCACTcaattctctctttcttttttattctttttttttttccaattttatttTGGATTCTATAGTGTTTCAAGAACTCCTTTATACTGAACTAGGTGATTGAATTCATATGTCagaatattagaagtaccaaggCTAGGGATGATACACGAAGCTGCTCTTTCTTTAAGTTACAGCTTTACATATGCATGCACAtgatattttcttcaaaaatttgtCCCACTCTTTTAAGGACGATGGAAGCCTACTGGATCTGGATGACTCATCTCTTGGTTTCGATACAGATGCAGAGGCAAATACAACAACAAACCTTTAAGTATATATTTCCTGAACGGCAGCAGTGGTGCGCCTTTCACTTCTTTCATGGAGGTTGCAGTGACCGTAAAATTTGGGCAAGAAGAAAACTAATTGGAGGAGAAAATCATTTTCATTCTACTCAAAATGAAATATCTGTACAAATAGCTAGTCGTTCTATACACTCTACGGTCTCAACTAAAAATAACCGCCTTTCTCGTGTTTTAGCTAAGGTTCCTCACATGCTCCAGCtaaaaaaacagaaaatatataaataatatatgcTAGGTATTTACAACACGCATACACATAAGAAGCTTCCAGACACAGATCCGACGACTGAGTGCATGACACGTCACTTAATGAATTAGTCCCCTGATCACAAGTGTCCCTTCTTTGCTTCTTGAGCCAAACCGTGAATCAGATGTGTGCCTCATTTGCTTCATCTGCTAAACTCGTAACCCTAGCCGCCAGAGTCTTCTCTGAGTTTAGCACCATTGCCAACACCTCCCCTCAAATTGGAGGGGGAAGAATGAACCCCAAACTTGCCCAAAATATCATGATGAAGAGGCCTAGAGAAAGGTTTAGTGAAAATGTCGGCCAAATGAGAACGGAtaggaagaaaagaaagagagatgtGACGAGACTAAAATTGCTACCTAATAAAATGGCAATCAAGCTCAATGTGTTTCGTCCACTCGTGAAAGACGAGATTTTTGGCGATGTATATAGCAGTTTGGATATCAGAATGAAGGGGAATGGGTAGAATATGAGGCATAGACAAATCTTCAAGAAGACGAGCTAACCAGGTTAACCCAGCAACGACCTGTTGCATAGATCTGTACTCCGCCTCAACAAAAGACAAGGAGACGGAAGGTTGCTTCTTGAATTTCTGAGAAATAGGACAGCCACCCAAACTGATGAagaaacttgtcacgacccaaaattccgcCTTAGGTGTCATGATgaaacctagtctctaagactaggtaagccgattacttacaacaattaagccagtttaacaatgatattttaaaatagagtttaatATAAATACCGAAATAAAGGTGAAACAAGCCTACGCGACAATAATCACAACAACCTCCAAAAactaggtaatacagagtcacaaactctagctaaatacatagaaatatcttcaaataaaatacaatattgttcggatATAGAATTAACAgtataataaaaaagaaaaggactccaagggactgcgacgaccaagcagctctaccttgaatcctcgtgaTCAAGAAGCTAACTCTGCGTGAGTCCGTTATCTccaatacctgaatctacacaaaaatatacaaaattatagtgtgagtacaccatggtcggtacccagtaagtatcaagaataACCTCGGTAGAgaagtgacg is drawn from Nicotiana tabacum cultivar K326 chromosome 9, ASM71507v2, whole genome shotgun sequence and contains these coding sequences:
- the LOC107766488 gene encoding putative aldehyde oxidase Art an 7, which encodes MAIYIKAFVLLPLLFVSSYARHKPIDLGFDNDDDSSVGIFDPSPKGLKEFLKHLDGKKKNKKKSKKHDLIFPEFPFPEEEQEKEEAPLDPAVNAKPDFETANLGGWMVHSPNVGVAAMHIQLMPNNKAVWFDTTNLGPSAIQHNPPFCKPVPDRPGETDCFAHAVQYDIESGQVRTLKIMSDPWCSSGGLSSNGDLISTGGFKEGIRSIRIMNPCDNCEFQENANGLAAMRWYATQHMLENGSFILVGGRGAHNYEIIPPGKLQFQVQQFGLNFLAETEDEKENNLYPFVNLLPDGSVYIFANDRSIIIDPYSGKTIRELPKLAGGSRNYPASGMSALLPINLNTPKPEDAEVEVIVCGGNTHDAFKYSENPPRQFFPALKDCGRILLSNKAGAQWDIEEMPSARVMGDMLLLPTGDVLIINGAKTGTSAWDAAEEPNLVPLIYSPTKPKGHRFKELAPTQIARMYHSVSAVLPDGKILVAGSNTHALYDYQAKYPTELRVEKFSPPYLAPELDQHRPQILENGANKEMRYGQDFSLNIKLDQVVDKTDIKVTMYAPPFTTHGYSQGQRLLLLQLKSATNQQVTVVAPPSGKLSPPGYYLLFVVHRGVPSRGMWVRIDQ